CGCCACTGCCGATGACCGCGACGTGAAGAGCGCCTCGCGATCTCCGTCGCGGTTTGACGGAAGCCGTGGGTGTGTCGACGACTGAGATGCGCGGCCGGTCCGAGACCCCCTTCGCCACAGTCGAACCCTTGCGATCCAGCACCTCCGCGCCAAACCCTTTGCCCTGGACGGCATCGATGAGCTTCGCGCTATCGACCCCCGCCTCGGTCTTGATGCGGGCGGTGCCTTCGTCGTAGGAGACCTGGGCTTCGACCACCCCGGCCATACCGGCCAGCACCTCCTCGATCGATGTCGCGCAGTGATCGCAGGTCATCCCGGTGATGCGCAGGGTTTGTACGTTCATAGCGCTTGGCTCCTCGTTGCTTGTGGACCGGCGGTCTATGCGCTGAGCCCCGCCTTGAAGCCTTTCGCCTCGATGCGCTCGATGAGGCGCTCGACGCCGACATCCGCAGGCGCGCTCACTCGGGCAATCCCTTCTTCGTAAGAGACCTCGGCCCACACACCCGGCAAGGCGTTCAAGGCGTCTTCGGCCGTACGCGCGCAGTGGTCGCAGGTCATGCCCGTGATGCGAAGCGTATAGGTGCTCATAGTCTCTCCGTAATGCTTAGGACTTGGCTTTTTCAGGGTCGCCTGCAGACCCCGTTCGGGCCACTCCGCGCCGTGCGACCTCACGGACAAAGCCGCGGCCATCGTTCCGCAGGGT
This is a stretch of genomic DNA from Pseudomonadota bacterium. It encodes these proteins:
- a CDS encoding cation transporter, with translation MNVQTLRITGMTCDHCATSIEEVLAGMAGVVEAQVSYDEGTARIKTEAGVDSAKLIDAVQGKGFGAEVLDRKGSTVAKGVSDRPRISVVDTPTASVKPRRRSRGALHVAVIGSGGAAFAAAIRAAEEGASVTLIEKATLGGTCVNVGCVPSKIMIRAAHLAHLQSAHPFDGIKKQAAVIDRSALLAQQQGRVDELRHAKYESILES
- a CDS encoding heavy-metal-associated domain-containing protein; translation: MSTYTLRITGMTCDHCARTAEDALNALPGVWAEVSYEEGIARVSAPADVGVERLIERIEAKGFKAGLSA